GAGCATAGCAAGTATTGCGCATAAGCGATGGCCATGGGTAATGTACCCGACCCTTCGTTACCTACAAATAATTGCGCGTGAGCAATTCGTCCATTATCAACACTCGTGGTTAAATGGTTTTTTATGTGATCTTGACCTAAAACATCTTTAAAAAGCATGAAACAAACCTACATAAAATTTAGATATTTTTTTGTAATTAATCTATGAATATCTGCTAAAACGGGTTGTATCTAGAGTGTGCATTTCTAGTTTTTAAAAATTATCGCTTCGCTACATCGTTTTCGTGAAAAAACACGTTTTAAATGGCTGTTTATTTAGTTACATTTGTGAATCAAATAGTTAAAAATTAAAACATATAAATAAAATGAAAACGCTTAACGATTTTAATTTCGAGAATAAAAAAGCATTAATTCGTGTAGATTTTAATGTGCCTTTAAATGATAAGTTTGAAGTTACTGATGCTACGAGAATTGTATCTGCAAAACCAACAATTATTAAAATTTTAGAAGATGGTGGAAGCTGTATTTTAATGTCTCATTTAGGTCGTCCAAAAGGTTTTCAAGATGAGTTTTCTTTAAAGCATATCGCTAATAAAGTGGAAGATGTTTTAGGTGTTGAAGTTAAAACTGTTGCCGATTGTATTGGTGCAGATGTTGAAGCTGCTGCTGCAAGCTTAGAGCCAGGACAAGTTTTGTTATTAGAAAACTTACGTTTTTATAAAGAGGAAACTGCGGGAGATAAAGATTTTGCTGAAAAACTATCTAGATTAGGTGATATTTATGTGAATGATGCTTTTGGTACAGCACACCGTGCGCATGCATCTACAACTATTATTGCTCAATTTTTTGAAGGTAAAAAATGTTTTGGTAGCTTATTAGCACAAGAAATAGAAAGTATTAATAAAGTAATGGAAACAGGAGAGAAGCCTGTTTTAGCTATTCTGGGTGGTGCAAAAGTATCGTCTAAAATTACTATTATCGAAAATATTTTGGATAAAGTAGATCACCTTATTATTGGTGGTGGTATGGCATTTACTTTTGTAAAAGCACAAGGTGGTAAAATTGGTAATTCTATTTGTGAGGACGATAAAATGCCTTTAGCTTTAGAGATATTAAAGTTAGCAAAAGAGAAAAATGTTCAAATTCATATTCCTGTAGATACTGTTGCTGCAGATGATTTTAGTAACGATGCTAATACACAAATTGTTGATATTAACGAAATTCCTGATGGTTGGGAAGGTGTAGATGCTGGACCAAAATCTAGAAAACAATTTCATGATGTTGTAATGCAATGTAAAACCATACTTTGGAACGGACCATTAGGTGTTTTTGAAATGGAAAGTTTCGCTGGTGGAACAATAGAATTAGGAAACTCTGTTGCTGAAGCTACTAAAAAAGGAGCGTTTTCTTTAGTTGGTGGTGGAGATTCTGTTGCTGCTGTTAAGCAATTTGGTTTTGAGCATAAAGTAAGTTACGTAAGTACTGGTGGTGGTGCTATGTTAGAAAGCTTAGAAGGAAAAACACTTCCTGGTATTGCAGCTATTTTAGAATAGGTAGTATATATTTTGAAAATATAAAAATCATCTTGGTTTTCTTTTTTATCTAAAGAAACTAAGATGATTTTTTTTGTGCGTTTTAGTTTCGTGTGAGCTAAATTTTGGTATATATTTTGTGGTAAGGTTTTAGTGCTGTTTTCAGAATTAAAAAGATGGTTTTGTAGTGTTTACGGACGTTTTAACCTGCTTTGTTTTTCCTGAATTAGAAAGTAATTAATATTTAGTTTTCTAATTCTCATAAAAAAACACGACTTTAGCCATAACATCGTTGAATAACGAACTGAACAGATTTTATGAATTTTCGATTTTATATAGTTTTATTTATCTTTAATATTAGCTTTTGTTATGCTCAAGAAGCCGATTCTACATTGGTGCAAGGCGTAAAAGTTAAAGATTCCCTTGTTCAGCAAACAGGCATGATGCAAGATTCTTTAATTGATAAAACGACACAAGGTGTTAAAGAAATCTTGGTTTTAAAAGATAGTTCGTCCTTCAAAACATTAAAAGATGATGCTTATGCGGCTAAAATTGACCAAAAGTGGCTTGAAGAACTTTACAGTAATGCCCTTTATGATACTATTTACAAGTCTGTAAGCGAGTTAAAGTATGATCCTGTTGATTATCCTGAATTATCTACAGATACTTTAAAAGCGCGCTTAAAAAGGCTTGATGCGCGTACACCATTTAATGTGGAATATAATCCATCGTTAGAAAGTGTTATAAAGTCGTATTTAAAGCATAGAAGGCGTCATTTACAAACATTAATTACGGCGAGTGCGTTTTATTTTCCTATGTTTGAGCGTGAGTTAGACAATCAAAATATTCCTTTAGAAATTAAATATTTGGCCATTGTGGAATCTGCATTAAAACCACGTGCAAAGTCTAGAGTTGGTGCTACTGGTTTGTGGCAGTTTATGTTTGCTACAGGAAAGCAATATGGCTTAGATGTTAGTAGTTATGTAGACGAGCGTAGCGACCCCATAAAATCGACAATAGCGGCTTCTAAATATTTATCAGATTTGTACCGTATTTTTGGTGATTGGGATTTAGCTTTAGCGGCTTATAATTCTGGTCCAGGAAACGTTTCTAAAGCTATTAGGCGCTCTGGAGGTTACAGGAATTATTGGAATATTCGACATAATTTACCACGTGAAACAGCAGGATATTTACCTGCTTTTTTAGCAAATATGTATATTTTTGAATATGCAAAAGAGCATGGCTTTACAAAGTATAAACCCGAAATTGCTTATTTTGAAACCGATACTATTCGTGTAAAACGCATGATTACTTTAGATCAAGTTTCGGAAGTTACAAGTGTGCCTATAGAAAAATTACAGTTTCTAAACCCTTCATATAAATTAGATGTTGTTCCTTTTGTAGAAGAAAAAAACTATAGTTTAAGGTTGCCAAATGATGTGATAGGAACCTTTGTAAATAATGAAGATTCTATTTATGCTTACGCTAAAGCGGAATTTGAAAAAAGAGAAAAACCATTACCGCAGTTTTTTGAGGCGGATGATAAAATTACCTATCGTGTAAAATCTGGCGATTATTTAGGTAAAATTTCTAGATTGTACGCCGTTAGAGTTAGCGATTTAAAACGCTGGAACGGGCTAAGGAGTAATAGCTTAAAAATAGGGCAGCGATTAACTATTTTTCCTAAAAAACCTCATACTTCAACTTCTAGTGCTCCAAAGGCAGCGGTTAAAATAAAGCCTATTACAGGCGAGGTTATTTACTATACAGTAAGCGATGGAGATTCGTTATGGAGTATTTCTCAAAAATTTCCTGAAGTTTCTGTTCAAGATATTAAAGAATGGAACGGTATTAGTGGTAGTAAATTAAAAATAGGTATGAAACTTAAAATAGCTAAACTTTAAAAAAACAATATATCATTATGCGAAAAATTATTTTTTCTGCCGTGGCTTTAATATTATTAGTGTCTTGTGGCGATAAGAAAACTTCAGATAAATCTATGTTACCAGATTCTTCTGGAAATATAAGTCATGTTTCGGTGGTTTTAGGCAACGATTTATGGGATGGAAGTGTAGGTGAAGCGATTAGAAATATACTAGGAACACCTATTTACGGGCTTCCGCAAGATGAGCCTATGTTTTCTGTAAGTCAGATTCCTGCTTCGGTTTTCTCTGGTTTTGTAACTAAAAACAGAACGATTTTAAAGATTGTTCCGAATAAAGAAGCCGGAATTAAATTTGTTGATGATGTGTATGCAAAGCCTCAAAAGGTGATTACGGTTTCTGGAAAAACAAGGGAAGAAATCATTAGTACGCTTAATGCAAATGCCGATAAAATTATTGAAACCTTCAGAGATGTTGAGCTTAAGGAGCGTTTACGCCAAATGAGTAAATCGAACCACACGCATACATCTATAGAAGAAAAGCTAGGATTAACTATTGATTTTCCTTCTATTTATAGAATAGCGAAGGAGAGTGATAATTTCTTTTGGGTAAGAAAAGAGATAACAACCGGAACCAATAATTTAATGATTTATACATTACCGTTCGATGCTATAACGCGGAATGATAGTGTGGTTAATCAAATTATAAAAGTAAGAGATTCTGTTGGTGAGTTATACATACGTGGAAGACAAGATGGAGAGTTAAAGGCAAACGGAGATAAAATAGAGTCTTATATGATCACTGAGAACGCTTATACGCCTTTTCATGGTGAAACTATTGTGGATAATAAACCAGCCATGGAAACTAAAGGTTTATGGGATTTAAAGGCCGATTTTATGGGCGGACCATTTATTAATTATGTTATTGAAGATAAAATTAATAAGCGTTGGGTAGTTATTGAAGGTTTTGCTTTCGCACCATCGGTAGAAAAGCGTAACTATATGCTAGAGCTCGAGGCTATTATTAGATCGGTTAAAATAAAATAAGCCTAAAAAACGGCATAAAAAAAGACCAACATTTTATAAAATGTTGGTCTTTTTTTTAAACTAAAATTAGTTTTATTTTTTTTTGTCGCTTGCTGTATCTTCTTCTTCTTTACTAGCGTCCTTAAATTCTTTAATTCCACTACCAAGTCCGCGCATTAATTCAGGTATTTTTTTACCTCCAAATAAAAGTAAAATAGCCACTACAATTAAAATAATTTGTGGAGCCCCAATCATTCCTAAAAATATGTTTGATAATATCATAACTTTCAATTTTGTTTTGCAAAGTTAATAATTAAACTTAAATAACATCGTTTTAAACATAACTTTAGCATTTTGTCAAACCCGTATTTAAATAGTTGAATTTGTAATTACTTAATAAATTCTATTTATTTTTGTTTTAACATGAAAGAAAAAAAGAAAAAACCAAAGAAAATAAAACGCAAACTGCTTGATAGGTATAAGCTTGTTATACTTAACGAAAACACGTTTGAGGAGCGTTTATCGCTTAATTTAACGCGTTTAAATGTGTTTGTTTTAATATCGGTGTCTGCTATATTTTTAGTGGCGGCAACCTATGCTTTAATTGCATTTACACCACTTAGGGAGTATATTCCTGGTTATTCTTCAACAGCATTAAAAAGAAAAGCTACCGAATTGAATTATAAAACGGATTCTTTGCAGAAATCAATTTCTGTAAACGAGCTGTATTATGCATCGATTAAAAAGGTTTTAAAAGGCGATTTAAGTCCAGAAAATTTTAATAAAGATTCCATTATTCAAGCCGTTCAATTAGAAGCTAGTGAGGTCGATTTAAATCCATCTTCAGCTGATTCTTTACTTCGTGAAAAGGTGGATAAGGAAGATAAATATAATTTGTTCGAGTCGGCAACATCGGCAACTAACTTTATATTATTCCCTCCAGCAAGTGGAACCATTAGTGCTTCCTACAATATAAAAGAAAAGCATTATGCAGTAGACATTGTAGTGGCGAAAGATACACCAATTAAGGCTACAGCTGATGGTATTGTCATTTTTGCCGAATGGACGGCTAGTACAGGTTATGTGGCGATAATAGAGCACAGTTATGGTTTAATATCGGTATATAAGCACAATGCGAGCTTAACAAAAGCACAAGGCGATTTGGTAAAAGCAGGAGAGGTTATTGCTACTGCAGGAAATACAGGCGATTTATCTACTGGCCCACATTTACATTTTGAGCTTTGGAATGATGGATACCCTATTAACCCAACAAATTTTATAGATTTTAAATAATATGTTCAGTTTAAACTAGGTTTTGAATCTTTTGGTTTGTATGCTGTTTTCTTTTATTTAAATTTAAAAAAAAAGAACGTTTTAAAAAGTTTTTTAATTTTCAGTTAAACTAATTAAAATATTCAATTTTGCCTTTTAAAAAAGCGGTATTTACGGAAATAAGATAATGGTAGAAGCATTAGATATTAAGGTTGAATTTTATAAAAGAAACCAAAATATTTTTGCTAAATTACGATACTCAAATAGTTCGAAAAATTTAGCTGTATTTTATCAAATTTAGCTGACGAGCGTGATAGTTTAATTATTAATTGGTTTAAAACGCATTCAAAATAAATATGTTTTCATTAAAAGCTGCATTAGCAAAACCCTTTGCAAAACGTGTTTTTAAATCCATTCAAAAATGGAGTAATAACCCTGTGGAAACTCAAGAAAAGGTATTTCGTGAGTTAATTACAAAAGCTACGGTAACTCAATTTGGTAAGGATCATGATTTTATTAGTATAAACTCGCATACCGATTTTGTAAAACGCGTTCCTGTTCGAGATTACGAAGCCTTAAAACCTTATGTAGAACGAGTAGTTGCTGGTGAAAAAGATATTCTTTGGACAGGAAAACCGCTATACTTTGCAAAAACCTCAGGAACAACCTCTGGTGCAAAATATATTCCTATTACCAAAGAAAGTATGCCGAGCCATGTAGAGGCGGCTCGAAATGCGATTTTAATGTATATTCACGAAACTGGCAATGCTAAGTTTGTAGACGGAAAAATGATTTTTTTACAAGGAAGTCCTATTTTAAAAGAACAAAACGGAGTGCAATTAGGACGTCTTTCAGGTATTGTGGCGCATTATGTGCCTAAATATCTTCAGAAAAACAGATTACCATCTTTAGAAACTAATTGTATTGACGATTGGGAAACTAAGGTCGATGCTATAGTGGAAGAAACACTGCCGGAGGATATGACTATTATTTCTGGAATTCCATCTTGGGTACAAATGTATTTTGAGAAGCTTCAGGAAAAAACTGGTAAAAAAGTTGGCGATATTTTTAAAAATTTCAACTTATTTATTTTCGGAGGAGTTAATTACGAACCTTATCGTGCTAAATTTGAAAACCTTATCGGAAGAAAAGTAGATAGTATTGAACTCTATCCGGCAAGCGAGGGTTTTTTCGCTTTTCAAGATAAACAGAATGAAAAAGGCATGTTGCTTCAATTAAATTCTGGCATATTTTACGAGTTTATAAAAGCCGATGAGTTTTTTAATGATAACCCAAAACGAATTACTATTGGTGCTGTTGAGGTTGGTGTAAATTATGTGATGATTATTTCGTCTAACGCTGGGCTTTGGGCTTATAATATTGGGGATACTGTGGAGTTTACTTCAGTAAAACCATATCGTGTTATTGTTTCGGGGCGTATAAAACATTTTATCTCGGCCTTCGGAGAGCACGTAATTGGTAAAGAAGTAGAGCAGGCCATGCAAGAAGCGACGGAAAATACAGATATTCGTGTTTCAGAATTTACTGTAGCACCACAAATTAATCCTTCGGAAGGATTGCCCTATCATGAATGGTTTGTAGAATTTGAAAATAACCCTGAAGACCTTTCCGCTTTAGCGAAAAAAATAGACCAGTCTTTACAAACCCAAAATAGTTATTATTTCGACCTAATAAAAGGCAAGGTTTTACAGCCTTTAAAAATTACAAAAGTTGAGAAAGATGGATTTCAAAATTATATGAAGTCTATTGGTAAATTGGGCGGACAGAACAAAATACCAAGGCTTTCAAACGACCGTAAAATAGTTGATTTATTACGGTAAGAAAATTAATTAAAATAGTATTACCTTTGACCCACCAAATTAAATTATGAGTAATAAAAAACATCACGAAAGAACGAGAGCTCAGGAGAGTTCGAATGCTATTGAGCGCTTGTATATTACTATGCGCCACTTATTTAATCGCGGTTTCTATAAACCTATGGGGATTTCTGGTGAAACACTAAGGAGCTCTCTACTTTTATTGAGACCAGAAATTTATGGTTCTATTGGCGACGAAAAAGCCGAACTTGAAGGTTTACTTTACGTAATTGATAGATTACCAATTGGTATTGAAGAGTGCATGTTTATCAATTTAACCAGTGATGAAGGTTATGGAGATTCGCATTTTGAACCTATAATTCCACCAAAAAGACGTCGTAATTGCTACCGTATTGATGATGAGCAAATGAATATCGAAATTACACGCGGTCGCTCTGAAATTTACGATATTTTAACGCATCTTACTTTTCTGTTTGTAGAGTCTCATAAAATTAGCACGCGTGTATTAATTAACGATGAAGGAGACACAACGCGCGATTGGATAAAACTAGAAAATGCTGTTTTATCTAAAAAGAAATTTACACAAGAAGAACGTGAAGTTGCTATTACACATACTGCAAATATTTTAGGCAGAACTTTTAAAGAAATTACAGATGTATATAGCGCATTTGCTACGGCTTCGCAGCCAGAGCGTTTGTTGCATATTGTGTATTGGTTAGGTAAATTGGCGATAGAAGAATTGGTTGGTAATAATAAACGAACTATTACGTTTAGCCCGGTTTTAAGAGAACGTATCGGTCATCATATCCATGGTGAAATATGGTCGAATACCATTAAGGAAACATTACATAAAAATAATTTATTAGAAAGACCAATTCATATTATAAGTGCAAACATGCATAGTGTTATGAATACGCTTTTTGCTCCAAATGCTTTAAAACCTATTGTAGCTAAAAAAGATATATTTGAAGTTTACGAGTCTTTAAGTCATAAAGAAAACGAGAGCTTACGCAATAAAATTTCTAAAGAAGCGTTGCAAAAAGGGATGTTTTATATTAAAGATACATCGGGAGCAAACATTGATGTGCAAATATTTGACACCAGTAAAATTGATAACTCTAAGTTAGATATTAAAGCTTCTGAAACCGTTTTAAAAGAAAAGAAGCCCGTAATTATAGTAATGGACTATGCTTTTGGAGAGCAAGCTTACGAAACGATAGACGAGCTTTTGAAGCCCTATAAACCTAAAGGGAAAGAGAAAGTACATATGAATGTAGAATCTCTATCCATAATGGGTAAAGCAGGTATTTTAGAAGGTGGTAAAGGTGATATTATGATACCATCGGCACATATTTTTGAAGGTACAGCAGATAACTATCCTTTTGATAACGAATTAAAGCGTGAAGATTTAGAAGGGAAGGGTGTAAATGTTTATGATGGTTCTATGATAACCGTTTTAGGAACATCGCTTCAAAATAAAGATATTTTGAAATTCTTTTACAATTCCACATGGAACGTGATTGGATTAGAAATGGAAGGTGCACATTACCAAAAAGCCATACAAGCAGCATCTAAAGTACGTGGAAGTATAAGTCCAGATGTAAAAGTGCGTTATGCATATTACGCTAGTGATAACCCGCTAGAAACAGGAGCAACATTAGCCTCTGGAGGTTTAGGTGCCTCTGGAGTAAGACCAACATATTTAATTACAAGAACCATATTAGAACAAATATTAAATTAAAATTATGAGTAAAGAGTTACCACAACCGCAACAATCTGAAGAGGTAGATTTAGGGCAGTTATTTAAACTTATAGGAAATGCTTTTGATAGACTTTTTAAGTTTATTGGAGGGTTTTTTACAAAGATATTTGAATTATTTATAGGTGTTCTATCTCATTTTTTTAAAAGAAAAATTTGGTATGCTTCGGTTGTTATAATTGGTTTTGCAGTAGGTATCTTTATGGATTCAACGTCTGATAAAACTTATGGAGCAAATATGTTTATCGAGACTAATTTTAATTCCGCTAGGCAGGTTTACGAAAATATTCAAGAATTTCATCAATTAGCCAATAAAGATAAAGATTTTGTAGAGCTTTCTAAGCGATTAAATATCACTGAAGAGGAAGCGAAAACATTAAAAGGGTTTTATATTCAACCTGATGCAGATGAAAATTTTATGGTAGAGAAATATTCAGGCTTTTATAAAAAATTAGATTCTACTTCAAGATTGGAGATGAATTATGAACGGTTTAAAGAATCTTTATCATCTTATGATTTTAGAATCCATCTAATCGGTGTAGCAACAACAAATAAAAAGATTTATAAGAGTATAGAGGAAGCTTTTGTTAAAGAAATATCTCGTAATACTTATTTAGAAGAAATTGTTGAGGTTAATCTTGAAAACTTAAATAAAAAAGATGATGCTCTTTTAGTGCAGATACAAAAAACAGACTCGTTAGTAAAAGAATATTTAAGCATAAGAATAAACGAATCTGAAAAAGAGAATTTGACAGGTTCTGGGACAAATTTATATATGGGTAGTACGGAATCTGGAAGTTTAATTATGGATGAATCCGTGATTATAGAAAAACGTCTTGATCTGGAGGCTCAAAGAAGAATGATTAATAAGGATAAGGTTGAGCAAAAAAATGTTATTAATGTGATAGCTAATTTTCCTACTACTGGTTATGATATTAGTAATTGGTATGAGAAGAAGAAATTTCTAATACCTTTAGTTTTATTTTTATTAACTTTTTCCGTTTTTATTATTATTGGTTTAGGACAATACTTAAAAAACAAAGAGGGTAATAGTTAAGGGTTTCTTGTGCTATTTAAATTAGTGTTTATAATGTTAAAATAAATTCTGTTAAAAATTATGAAGCCTAAGTCTATTTTAATAACGGGAGGAGCAGGATTTATAGGTTCTCATGTTGTTAAATTATATGTGCAAAAATATCCTCATTATAAAATTGTTAATTTGGATGCACTCACATACGCAGGTAATTTAGAAAACCTAAAAGAAATTGAATTAAAGGATAATTATAATTTTATAAAAGGAGATATTACCGAAGAGGTTTTTGTGAATGAGCTCTTTAAGAAATATCTATTTGATAAAGTAATTCATTTAGCTGCGGAGTCTCACGTAGATAGGTCTATAGAAGACCCTTTATCTTTTGTTAAAACAAATGTTATAGGGACTTTAAACTTGTTGAATGCTTTTAAAGATACTTGGGAGAATAATTTTGATAATAAGCTTTTTTATCATGTAAGTACCGATGAGGTTTATGGTAGTTTAGGTGAAACAGGCTTATTTGATGAAAAAACGGCATATAATCCAAATTCTCCTTATTCAGCCTCTAAGGCGAGTTCAGATCATTTTGTTAGAGCGTATGGAGAAACATATGGGATGCCATATATTATTACAAATTGCTCTAATAATTATGGGGAGAATCAGTTTCCAGAGAAGTTAATCCCTTTGTTCATAAATAATGTAATTAACAATAAGCCATTACCTGTCTATGGAGATGGAAATTACACTAGAGATTGGCTTTATGTACAAGATCATGTAGAAGCTATTGATGTAGTTTTTCATAAAGGAAGGAATAAAGAAACATATAATATTGGAGGCTTTAATGAGTGGAGGAATATTGATTTGGTAAAATTGCTATGTAGGCAATTAGATAAAAAATTAAATAGAAAGAAAGGGAGTTCGGAAAACTTAATAACTTATGTCAAAGATCGTCCGGGTCATGATTTACGATATGCTATTGATGCTTTAAAAATTAAAAATGAATTAGATTGGACGCCTTCTGTAACATTTGAAGAAGGTTTAAGTAAAACCATAGATTGGTATTTAAATAACCCAAAATGGTTGGAGAATGTAACTAGCGGAGCTTATCAATTATACTACGAAAAACAGTATAATTAAAATATTATAAAATGAAAGGAATTATATTGGCGGGTGGATCCGGTACAAGACTCCACCCATTAACATTATCTATAAGTAAGCAGTTGATGCCTGTTTATGATAAGCCAATGATATATTATCCTTTATCTACACTTATTTATGCTGGTATTAAGGAGATATTAATTATTTCTACGCCTAAAGATTTACCATTATTTCAAGATTTATTGGGAGATGGAACTAAGTACGGATGCCGTTTTGAATATGCAGCACAAGAGAAGCCTAACGGATTAGCGGAAGCCTTTATTATTGGTTCCGATTTTATTGGTAAAGATAAAGTGGCTCTAATTTTGGGCGACAATATATTTTACGGAACAGGTTTAGCAAAATTGTTACAAGCAAATAATGAGCCTAACGGTGGTATTATATATGCCTATAGGGTTCAAGATCCTGAGCGATATGGTGTTGTAGAATTTGATGAAGATGGTCATGCCATCTCTATTGAAGAAAAACCAGAATCTCCTAAGTCTAATTTTGCTGTTCCAGGTATTTATTTTTATGATAACTCGGTGGTTGAAATTGCAAAAAAATTAAGTCCTAGTAAAAGAGGAGAATTAGAGATTACAGATATTAATAAGGTTTATTTAAACCAAGGAAATCTTCATGTAAGTATTTTAGATAGGGGTACGGCTTGGTTAGATACAGGTACTTTTCAGTCACTTATGCAGGCAGCTCAGTTTGTTGAGGTTATAGAAGAACGTCAAGGTTTAAAAATAGGAGCTATTGAGGGAGCCGCTTTTGAAATGGGTCTTATTAATGAAGAAGAATTAAAAGTTTTAGCTGAGCCTTTACTGAAAAGTGGTTATGGTAAAAACCTACTAGGTTTATTGAAAAAGGAATAATGACTGTAAAAGAAACCGAATTAAACGATTGTTTTATATTGGAACCTAAAGTGTTTTTAGATAAAAGAGGTTGTTTTATAGAAAGTTATAACAAAAGGATATTTGATGAACTTACTGGACAAAAGATTGATTTTGTTCAGGACAACGAATCGTTTTCTAAAAGAGGCGTTCTAAGAGGTCTTCATTTTCAAAAAGGAAAACATGCTCAAGCTAAGCTTGTAAGAGTGATTACAGGGAGTGTTTTAGATGTTGTGGTTGATTTAAGAGAAGAGTCTAATACTTTTGGAAAGCATTTTTCAATCGAATTATCTGAAGATAATAAAAAACAGTTATTTATTCCAAGAGGTTTCGCTCATGGATTTGTTGTTTTAAGTGATGCCGTCCTTTTTACATATAAATGTGATAATTTTTATAATAAGGAATCCGAATCTGGGATTATTTATAACGACAAGGTTTTAAATATTGATTGGAAACTTTCAGAGAATGAAATTGTTGTTTCGGAGAAAGATTTGATTTTACCAACCTTTAATGATTTATTCAAATAATTATGCGAGTATTAGTCACGGGATCTACAGGTCAGTTAGGTAAAACCATAGAAGAATTATATTTAAACAACAATGAAGGCATTGAATTTATATTCACTTCTAAA
The window above is part of the Algibacter sp. L3A6 genome. Proteins encoded here:
- the rfbB gene encoding dTDP-glucose 4,6-dehydratase, which translates into the protein MKPKSILITGGAGFIGSHVVKLYVQKYPHYKIVNLDALTYAGNLENLKEIELKDNYNFIKGDITEEVFVNELFKKYLFDKVIHLAAESHVDRSIEDPLSFVKTNVIGTLNLLNAFKDTWENNFDNKLFYHVSTDEVYGSLGETGLFDEKTAYNPNSPYSASKASSDHFVRAYGETYGMPYIITNCSNNYGENQFPEKLIPLFINNVINNKPLPVYGDGNYTRDWLYVQDHVEAIDVVFHKGRNKETYNIGGFNEWRNIDLVKLLCRQLDKKLNRKKGSSENLITYVKDRPGHDLRYAIDALKIKNELDWTPSVTFEEGLSKTIDWYLNNPKWLENVTSGAYQLYYEKQYN
- the rfbA gene encoding glucose-1-phosphate thymidylyltransferase RfbA, encoding MKGIILAGGSGTRLHPLTLSISKQLMPVYDKPMIYYPLSTLIYAGIKEILIISTPKDLPLFQDLLGDGTKYGCRFEYAAQEKPNGLAEAFIIGSDFIGKDKVALILGDNIFYGTGLAKLLQANNEPNGGIIYAYRVQDPERYGVVEFDEDGHAISIEEKPESPKSNFAVPGIYFYDNSVVEIAKKLSPSKRGELEITDINKVYLNQGNLHVSILDRGTAWLDTGTFQSLMQAAQFVEVIEERQGLKIGAIEGAAFEMGLINEEELKVLAEPLLKSGYGKNLLGLLKKE
- the rfbC gene encoding dTDP-4-dehydrorhamnose 3,5-epimerase, with the translated sequence MTVKETELNDCFILEPKVFLDKRGCFIESYNKRIFDELTGQKIDFVQDNESFSKRGVLRGLHFQKGKHAQAKLVRVITGSVLDVVVDLREESNTFGKHFSIELSEDNKKQLFIPRGFAHGFVVLSDAVLFTYKCDNFYNKESESGIIYNDKVLNIDWKLSENEIVVSEKDLILPTFNDLFK